TTGACACGGACAGAACTAATGCTTAATTTCTTGCGGGTTAATACCGCCAAAAGATCAAAACCATAGCCACCCAACATGCCTAGCCAGTATGGTATATGGGTCGTGGGAATAGGCTTATTCAAGAGTGCTCCCGTCAATGAAACAAGGTCATTGGTGTTGAAGTCAGGTTTATCGACATAGTTATAGACATTATAGCCCTCCTGCTGTTTAAGGGTCAAAAAAGCTAAAAATGCCACCACGTTACCAACATAGGCCATCGACTTGCGATTGTTGCCTTTACCGATCATCATAAACCTTCCACTGGCTATCTGCCGGAACAGATTATATACATTTCCACGATTGCCTTCGCCAAAGATCACCGATGGTCGTACAATGTTAATATTCCAGTCGGTATGAGTTTTATACCAATCTTCGAGTACCATTTCAGCCTGCCATTTACTGATGCCATAGTGATTAAAAGGTTCGGCTGCGGAAGATTCATTGGGATTATTTTTATCCAAACCATAGATTGCGACCGAGCTGATAAATAAGATGCGGGTAATTCCATTTGCTTCCATCGCGGCAAGTGTATTTTTCATACCCTCCACGTTCACATCATAATACAGGGATATCGGGCTTACATCATCACGATGTTCTGCTGCCAATAAAATGACAATATCACTGCCGTACAGCTGTTCAGTTAGCAGCTCTTGGTCCAATACATTTCCAATTAAACTAATTGTGGGATACGATGTACTGCCTACCTTATCGATATTCAGTACCTTATTCATCCCCAGTTTATGAAAGTGGGTAATCAGATGGGTTCCTACAAATCCAGAACCTCCTATTAATGTTATTTTCATGACATTAAATCAATTAGATTTTAAAATATTTGATATTTGTGTACTGCGGGTCAGCTTTTCTTTCGAAATTTTTCTTTTATCAGTTTCCTTTGTCTTTTCCATTAAGCGGTATCCTTTGAGAAAAAGTATCCAGATCAGGAGATCTGCCAAGACCACTAGGTTATTACTGATCAGCTGTACCATGATTATATTGAATACACAGTAAAATAATGTGAGCAATAAGATTGAAACCATCGTTGTTCGGTGGCTCATCCCCATCTCCAATAGATAGTGATGTAAGTGACTACGATCAGGTTTAAAGAGTGGTTTCCCTCTTCTCCAACGTATGCAGATAACTCGAGCTACGTCAAACAGGGGTACGATCAAGATTGAAAAAGCCACGACGATTGCACTTTCTGAAAGAGGTTTGATATAGGTATTGTTCATTGCGAAACTTATAGCTAGAAATGCAATAGAATAGCCTAAAGTCATGCTACCAGTATCACCCATAAATATTTGTCGCCGGCGACGGGTCACCCCATAGACATTAATAAAGAAAAACGGGGCGAGCACTCCTACTGCGATAAATGCAAACAGAGCGTGTATCCATGCACCATAATAGCTAAACAAAATCCCCAGTACAATACAACCGACACCAACCACACCGGAACAGAGCCCATCCAATCCGTCGATCAAATTAATCGCGTTGATAATTAGTACAACCATAAAAACAGTAAAGGGAATACCAATCCAAGGTGAAAGCTCCGAAATAAATGCAACACCATACAAATCATTGATCCATAGCCCTGATAAGGGAAAAAAGCAGGCGACCACAATCTGGACAAGAAACTTCCACTTGTAATTTATGCCAATCAAGTCATCACCTATTCCCACAATAAAAAGAATGAATAGACCACAGAGCAGCAGCATGAAACTTGGTAATATCGCCCATGATTCTAGGCCAAGATCCATATTGATAACCTTGATCATAATGACCAAAGACATGACTAATACACAGCATTGAATGGGTGCAAAAGCTACTCCTCCGAGACGAGGAACAATCCCATGGTGCTGCTTCCTTGCATCAACCGGATCAAACAAACGCTTTTTATAGGTTACAAGAATTATGAAAGGAATAAAAATCCTACTCAGCAGCATTGCTATTAGTCCAGCAATAAGAATCAAAACCAACTTCATTTCCATCATCAATATTTTTAATAGTAAGTATATAAGTAGATCCACCGATCAAACTGCTCTAACGTCCAATGCTGTCAATAAGCTTTTTGCCTAAACCTATAAATGGTTTTTCGACGGTTACAAATGAGATTTTAGCAACTAGATAGCTTGATAAAACAACAAGCAAAAAATAAAAGGCAAGAGAAAACACACCGTAACTTCTCCAGCTTAAGGGCAAGAAATCAAGTCCGAACGCGAAAAGAAAATGAAAAAGATACATCGAAAAAGAAACTCTCCCTATTTCTCCCAACAACCTTATGTTCAACCCTTTATTCTTCCTAAATAGCTCTATGAGAAATACAAACGATAGACTAGAAATTACTGGAATCCATGAAAATAAATAGCCAATCTTCAGGTACCACAGCAGAAGGCAAGCTATTGTGAGAAAGCAGCACCCAAACAGATCCAAATACCAGCTATACTTCGCTTCACCTAGTTTTAAATAAAAGAAATATGCTATTCCAATAAAAAAACAGGGTAATTGATTTGCGATATTGAAATACAAGAATGTATTATTTGCCAGATATAAACCATTCCAGGAAAACAATTGGACAAGACCCTGTGCAACAATAATACCCATCGCTACAAAAAGAAAGATCTTGCTATATGAGTTGATAAAACGGCTTGTAAACTTAAATATCATTGGAAACAGCAAATAGAAAGTCATCTCAGTTGCTATAGACCATCCTCCCGGCACGATCGTATTATTGGCTGAAGGCAAAAATCCATGTAGAAATAAAAAATTAGCCAACAAATTTAAGGCTGTGTAATTCCTGATATCAAAGAATGCTAGATTATAAACGCCCAAATAAGAAATAAAAAAATACAGCAGAATTCCCAGCCAATAGATTGGAGTAATTCGAAATACGCGACGAATCGCATAATTCCGTAAAGGCCTTTTTTCATGGCTTCTATTTTTAGTAGAAAGACAAAGTGTATAAGCTGAGGCTACGAAAAACAACTGTACTCCCATCTGACAATATTTTGCGAACACGTCTGTCACCCGATCAAGGTTTTGAATCCCAACCATCGTATGAACTAGCACAACCATCAGAATGGCGATCCCCCTAATACTGTCTATGTATTGATATTTTACTGCTGACTGATCTTTATTGACTTCTCCCGACTGGTAGGAATAATTCCCCACAATCTCAGAGCCATCCATTAATGTTGTTTTCATGGCGCTAAATCATTATAAATTCTTTGTTATTTATGTATTCAGAGATAGTTTCTTTTTGAGAGACTTCAGTGTAACTGGAATATCTCACACATTTCAATAAGTCGAATCCCTGAGAAAGAAAGCAGAGCAGGAACTCTACCAATACATACACTTACTTATTAAGGGCAGTGTATAAGATTCATTAGAGCTTTAAGAAATGTGCAGCCTTTACGCAAAAAGGCTACACATGCTCATGAATAAGAGAATTGAACACGTTTTATTTTGCTATGGTAATTACCGCGCGGCTTAAACGGGGATCATCATAGTACATATTATCAACACCTCCCTCATAAGACACCTCTAATTGGCCAGGGTTAACATCAAATTCATGTACTAGAACATTATAAATTGCTTTCGCTCGCTCGCTGCTGATTCGGTTGTTGAATACTGCTGTACCCGTACCCTTGTCAGCATAGCCTGTTACTTTATAGACAACATTTTTGTTTCCAGCCTTGATCACTTTGGCAAAGAAACCGAGGTTTACTCGTGCTTCGTTGCT
The window above is part of the Sphingobacterium sp. ML3W genome. Proteins encoded here:
- a CDS encoding MraY family glycosyltransferase, giving the protein MKLVLILIAGLIAMLLSRIFIPFIILVTYKKRLFDPVDARKQHHGIVPRLGGVAFAPIQCCVLVMSLVIMIKVINMDLGLESWAILPSFMLLLCGLFILFIVGIGDDLIGINYKWKFLVQIVVACFFPLSGLWINDLYGVAFISELSPWIGIPFTVFMVVLIINAINLIDGLDGLCSGVVGVGCIVLGILFSYYGAWIHALFAFIAVGVLAPFFFINVYGVTRRRRQIFMGDTGSMTLGYSIAFLAISFAMNNTYIKPLSESAIVVAFSILIVPLFDVARVICIRWRRGKPLFKPDRSHLHHYLLEMGMSHRTTMVSILLLTLFYCVFNIIMVQLISNNLVVLADLLIWILFLKGYRLMEKTKETDKRKISKEKLTRSTQISNILKSN
- a CDS encoding acyltransferase, with protein sequence MKTTLMDGSEIVGNYSYQSGEVNKDQSAVKYQYIDSIRGIAILMVVLVHTMVGIQNLDRVTDVFAKYCQMGVQLFFVASAYTLCLSTKNRSHEKRPLRNYAIRRVFRITPIYWLGILLYFFISYLGVYNLAFFDIRNYTALNLLANFLFLHGFLPSANNTIVPGGWSIATEMTFYLLFPMIFKFTSRFINSYSKIFLFVAMGIIVAQGLVQLFSWNGLYLANNTFLYFNIANQLPCFFIGIAYFFYLKLGEAKYSWYLDLFGCCFLTIACLLLWYLKIGYLFSWIPVISSLSFVFLIELFRKNKGLNIRLLGEIGRVSFSMYLFHFLFAFGLDFLPLSWRSYGVFSLAFYFLLVVLSSYLVAKISFVTVEKPFIGLGKKLIDSIGR
- a CDS encoding NAD-dependent epimerase/dehydratase family protein, with the translated sequence MKITLIGGSGFVGTHLITHFHKLGMNKVLNIDKVGSTSYPTISLIGNVLDQELLTEQLYGSDIVILLAAEHRDDVSPISLYYDVNVEGMKNTLAAMEANGITRILFISSVAIYGLDKNNPNESSAAEPFNHYGISKWQAEMVLEDWYKTHTDWNINIVRPSVIFGEGNRGNVYNLFRQIASGRFMMIGKGNNRKSMAYVGNVVAFLAFLTLKQQEGYNVYNYVDKPDFNTNDLVSLTGALLNKPIPTTHIPYWLGMLGGYGFDLLAVLTRKKLSISSVRVKKFCAVTIYDASKVTKSTFTPPFTLEQGLQRMLETEFNAI